The Campylobacter concisus DNA window ACATTCATTTTGCTTGTATCTAATGCCCTTTAACACAATCTTTCTAACTCCAAAGCTAGCTAAGCCTTCAAGCAACTCTAAAATATAATCTTGCGTATAGTCACTGCCAAAAAACGGCATCCCACACATAAAGCTTGCTTCAGTTATGTTTGGCGTGATGACGTGAGCCTTTGTGCAAAGTTCACGCATTTTCATAACAAATTTTTCATCAAATCCGTGATAGAGCTTGCCATTGTCGCCCATGCAAGGATCTACAAGTATTAGTGGAGCAGAGCCACTAAACTCATTAAAAATTTTCTCTATCAGCTCAAGCTGGCTAAAGCTGCCTAAAAATCCAGTATAAATTCCATCAAATGCGATATTTTCTTTGTGCCATACTCGTGTTATTGCGTCAAATTCATCAGTCAGATCACGAAATGTGAAATTTTTAAAGCCAGTATGAGTCGAAAGTAGCGCAGTAGGCAATATACACGCCTCAATGCCTTGAGCGCTAATTATCGGAAGTGCGACAGTAAGGGAACATTTGCCAACGCACGAGATATCTTGTATTGTAAGGATTCTTTTCATTTATGCTCTTAGTTTGTAAAATTTTAC harbors:
- a CDS encoding pyridoxamine kinase; protein product: MKRILTIQDISCVGKCSLTVALPIISAQGIEACILPTALLSTHTGFKNFTFRDLTDEFDAITRVWHKENIAFDGIYTGFLGSFSQLELIEKIFNEFSGSAPLILVDPCMGDNGKLYHGFDEKFVMKMRELCTKAHVITPNITEASFMCGMPFFGSDYTQDYILELLEGLASFGVRKIVLKGIRYKQNECGIIAYDAKTKEKVEYFHEFLPFHTSGTGDIFASVLFGSLINGESMQNAIKKAANFVLSSIKVTLKDKSRAWYGVQFEKVLGTLSK